The window TGAACGTGGGGACGATCGGGCACATCGACCACGGCAAGACGACGCTGACGTCGGCGATCACGAAGGTGTTGCACACGAAGTTCAGCGGGGTGGCGGTGCGGGA is drawn from Candidatus Methylomirabilota bacterium and contains these coding sequences:
- a CDS encoding GTP-binding protein — protein: MAKAKYERTKPHVNVGTIGHIDHGKTTLTSAITKVLHTKFSGVAVR